In Bradyrhizobium sp. G127, one genomic interval encodes:
- the hpxZ gene encoding oxalurate catabolism protein HpxZ yields MITEIDLPDVVAEVSEAFAGYEKALTTNDVAALDALFRRDSRTLRYGIGENLYGYEAIAAFRAARNPAGLMRDLAQTVVTTYGRDTAVASTLFYRSSAPGRVGRQMQTWMRFPEGWRIVAAHVSLIDDKP; encoded by the coding sequence ATGATAACCGAGATCGATTTGCCCGATGTGGTCGCTGAAGTCAGCGAGGCCTTTGCGGGCTACGAAAAAGCGCTGACGACGAACGACGTCGCCGCTCTCGATGCGCTGTTTCGCAGGGATTCCCGGACTCTGCGTTATGGAATCGGTGAGAATCTTTATGGCTACGAGGCCATCGCCGCGTTTCGTGCCGCGCGGAATCCAGCGGGCCTGATGCGCGATCTCGCACAGACAGTTGTCACGACCTACGGTCGCGATACCGCCGTTGCCTCGACGCTGTTCTATCGGTCATCGGCGCCCGGCAGGGTCGGGCGGCAGATGCAGACTTGGATGCGATTTCCGGAAGGTTGGCGAATCGTCGCGGCCCATGTCAGTCTCATCGACGATAAGCCATGA
- a CDS encoding AtzE family amidohydrolase: protein MRPESISMSDAEWSSASAIADAVSGRKVSALDATNNALARIAAHDGKLNSFTDVIAERARATAAKIDATIASGGKIGPLAGVPFAVKNLFDIAGLPTRAGSKINRDRLPSQRDAELIERLEAAGAVLVGALNMGEYAYDFTGENVHDGASRNPHDLTRMTGGSSGGSGGAVGGGLVPLALGSDTNGSIRVPSSFCGIFGLKPTYGRLSRARSFPFVASFDHLGPFARTTRDLALAYDAMQGPDAEDAACVDRPVEPAMSSLVKGIGDLRIAVAGGYFKKNLFPEAREAMTRVAKALSVTREVEIPEAARARAAAYVISTCEGASLHLDRLRTRPNDFDPAVRDRLLAGAMIPAPFVDRAQKFRRWYHDRVLELFKTVDVILAPATPCIAPKLGQATFLLDGVELPVRPNIGIHTQPISFIGLPVVAVPIPLDPMPIGVQVIAAPWREDVALRVAYALEQAGVAQAPRPAGF from the coding sequence ATGAGGCCTGAAAGTATCAGCATGAGTGACGCGGAATGGTCCTCGGCGTCGGCGATTGCCGATGCCGTGTCTGGGAGGAAGGTGTCGGCCCTCGATGCCACCAACAATGCCTTGGCGCGTATCGCCGCGCACGACGGGAAACTGAACTCGTTTACCGATGTGATTGCGGAACGCGCACGGGCGACTGCGGCCAAAATCGATGCAACAATTGCCAGTGGTGGAAAAATCGGTCCACTGGCCGGCGTGCCGTTCGCCGTGAAGAATTTGTTCGACATCGCAGGGCTGCCGACACGCGCGGGTTCGAAAATCAATCGCGACCGGCTGCCGTCACAGCGCGATGCGGAGTTGATCGAACGGCTGGAGGCCGCAGGCGCGGTGCTGGTCGGCGCGCTCAACATGGGTGAATATGCCTACGACTTCACCGGCGAGAATGTTCATGACGGGGCGTCGCGCAATCCACACGATCTGACCCGGATGACCGGCGGCTCGTCGGGCGGTTCGGGCGGAGCGGTTGGCGGCGGTCTGGTGCCGCTCGCGCTGGGATCCGACACCAACGGCTCCATTCGCGTGCCGTCGTCGTTCTGCGGCATCTTCGGTTTGAAACCCACCTACGGGCGGCTGTCCCGCGCGCGGTCGTTTCCGTTCGTTGCGAGTTTCGATCATCTCGGTCCGTTCGCGCGAACGACGCGCGATCTGGCGTTGGCTTACGACGCGATGCAGGGACCCGATGCAGAGGACGCGGCATGCGTCGATCGTCCAGTCGAACCTGCGATGTCATCGCTGGTGAAGGGAATTGGCGATCTGCGGATTGCTGTCGCCGGCGGATATTTCAAGAAGAACCTTTTCCCCGAGGCGCGGGAGGCGATGACGCGCGTCGCCAAGGCCCTGTCCGTCACTCGCGAAGTAGAGATTCCGGAGGCGGCGAGGGCCCGTGCAGCCGCCTATGTGATCTCGACTTGCGAAGGAGCGTCGCTGCATCTTGACCGGTTGCGGACCCGGCCGAACGATTTCGATCCGGCGGTGCGCGACCGCCTGCTGGCTGGAGCCATGATTCCTGCGCCGTTCGTCGATCGCGCTCAAAAATTCCGCCGCTGGTACCATGACCGGGTGCTGGAGTTGTTCAAGACCGTCGATGTGATTCTTGCGCCTGCGACGCCATGCATCGCGCCGAAACTTGGCCAAGCGACATTCTTGCTGGATGGAGTCGAATTGCCCGTCCGGCCCAACATCGGCATTCATACCCAGCCGATTTCGTTTATCGGGCTTCCCGTCGTGGCGGTGCCGATTCCGCTTGATCCGATGCCGATTGGTGTTCAGGTGATTGCCGCGCCTTGGCGCGAGGATGTAGCCTTACGCGTTGCTTACGCGCTGGAGCAGGCCGGCGTCGCTCAGGCGCCGCGGCCGGCGGGGTTTTGA
- a CDS encoding DUF6489 family protein, whose protein sequence is MKITVNIDCTPEEAREFLGFPNIQPMQEKVMKQMEDNLLAGIAGMSPDAILRNWMSFNPEKIGDMFKMFGGMAGGAAKK, encoded by the coding sequence GTGAAGATCACCGTCAATATCGACTGCACACCCGAAGAAGCCCGCGAATTCCTTGGATTTCCGAACATTCAGCCGATGCAAGAAAAGGTGATGAAGCAGATGGAGGACAATCTGCTCGCCGGCATTGCCGGCATGTCACCGGACGCAATCCTACGCAACTGGATGTCGTTCAATCCTGAAAAGATCGGTGACATGTTCAAGATGTTCGGGGGAATGGCGGGCGGTGCGGCTAAAAAGTGA
- a CDS encoding ABC transporter ATP-binding protein: MAETPLLDVKDITVEFATRHGIVRAVQHVNVSVAKGETLAIVGESGSGKSVTSYAVMRILDRAGKIADGSIMFSGIDIKNASEDAMRDLRGREISMIFQNPRAALNPIRKVGDQIEDVLRQHVQQFTVNDRGEKAIEALEQVKIARPRERYHAYPFELSGGMCQRVVIALALACNPQLLIADEPTTGLDVTTQKAVMDLIVELTKSRGMSTILITHDLGLAAAYCDRVVVMEKGNVVETALSKDIFAKPEHPYTRKLMKATPRLGISLRDLLSDEDRAALPPAMPMVPAVQAEGAPLLVVEKLIKEYPRQGVTRSLAALFGRKPPIEPEQFRAVDGISFSVARGESVGLVGESGCGKSTTSMMVMRLLGQTDGRIVFDGEDIGAIPPNAFARLPLRKRIQMVFQDPTDSLNPRFTAARAIADPIMQLGDIKGSAALRARCEELAKQVGLPVSLLDRFPHQMSGGQKARVGIARAIALKPDLIILDEPTAALDVSVQAVVLNLLQDLKQSMGMSYLFVSHDLNVVRLLCDRVIVMRGGRIVEQGETEKVLDAPQDTYTRELLSAIPHPPLPAH; the protein is encoded by the coding sequence ATGGCTGAAACTCCTCTGCTTGATGTGAAAGATATCACCGTTGAATTCGCCACCCGCCACGGCATCGTTCGTGCCGTCCAGCATGTCAATGTCAGTGTTGCCAAGGGCGAGACGCTCGCGATCGTCGGCGAATCTGGATCTGGAAAATCCGTCACATCCTATGCGGTAATGCGCATTCTCGACCGTGCCGGCAAGATTGCCGATGGTTCTATCATGTTCTCCGGCATCGACATCAAGAACGCCTCCGAGGACGCGATGCGCGACCTGCGCGGTCGCGAAATTTCGATGATCTTTCAGAATCCGCGCGCGGCGCTCAACCCGATCCGCAAGGTTGGAGATCAGATTGAGGACGTGCTGCGCCAGCACGTACAGCAGTTTACTGTCAACGATCGCGGCGAGAAGGCGATCGAGGCGCTGGAGCAGGTCAAGATTGCCCGTCCGCGCGAGCGCTATCATGCCTATCCATTCGAACTGTCCGGCGGTATGTGCCAGCGTGTCGTTATCGCGCTGGCGCTGGCCTGCAATCCACAACTTCTAATCGCGGACGAGCCGACCACGGGGCTCGATGTGACCACGCAGAAGGCCGTGATGGACCTGATCGTCGAACTGACCAAAAGCCGCGGCATGTCCACCATTCTCATTACCCATGATCTCGGTCTCGCGGCCGCTTATTGCGACCGCGTGGTTGTGATGGAGAAGGGCAACGTAGTCGAGACGGCATTGTCGAAAGATATTTTCGCCAAGCCTGAACATCCGTATACACGCAAGCTGATGAAGGCGACTCCTCGGCTCGGGATATCGTTGCGCGATCTATTGTCTGATGAGGACCGGGCGGCCTTGCCCCCGGCAATGCCCATGGTTCCGGCTGTGCAGGCAGAAGGCGCGCCGCTTCTCGTGGTGGAAAAGCTGATCAAGGAATATCCCCGCCAAGGCGTGACCCGGTCACTGGCGGCGCTGTTCGGTCGCAAACCGCCGATCGAGCCTGAGCAGTTCCGCGCTGTTGATGGCATCAGCTTCTCGGTCGCGCGCGGCGAGAGTGTGGGTCTTGTCGGCGAATCCGGCTGCGGAAAGTCCACCACTTCGATGATGGTGATGCGGTTGCTGGGGCAAACCGACGGTCGCATTGTTTTCGACGGTGAGGACATCGGCGCTATTCCGCCGAATGCGTTCGCGCGGCTGCCGCTACGCAAGCGCATCCAGATGGTGTTTCAGGATCCGACCGACAGCCTCAATCCTCGCTTCACGGCGGCGAGGGCTATCGCCGATCCCATCATGCAACTCGGTGACATCAAGGGAAGCGCCGCGTTGCGGGCGCGGTGCGAGGAACTGGCGAAACAGGTCGGATTGCCGGTGTCATTGCTGGATCGCTTTCCGCACCAGATGTCCGGTGGCCAGAAAGCGCGCGTCGGGATCGCACGGGCCATCGCGCTGAAACCCGATCTCATCATTCTGGATGAGCCGACCGCTGCGCTCGATGTTTCGGTGCAGGCGGTGGTGCTGAATCTGTTGCAGGATCTCAAGCAGTCGATGGGAATGAGCTACTTGTTCGTGTCGCACGATTTGAATGTAGTGCGGCTTCTATGCGACCGTGTCATTGTGATGCGGGGCGGTCGAATCGTCGAGCAGGGCGAAACGGAAAAGGTGCTGGATGCGCCGCAGGATACCTATACTCGCGAGTTGCTGTCAGCAATTCCACATCCGCCGCTTCCCGCTCATTGA
- the pncB gene encoding nicotinate phosphoribosyltransferase, with amino-acid sequence MAITDIASRTYNHGWRLDPIVRSLLDTDFYKLLMLQMIREFYPNEHVTFSVINRTHHVRLGEVIDEGELRAQLDHARTVRFAKKELIWLAGNTFYGKTQMFSPDFISWLATFQLPEYELRTVDGQYELHFHGPWTHTTMWEIPALAIINELRSRQAMKGQGRFVLDVLYARAKAKLWAKVERLRKLEGLRLSDFGTRRRHGFLWQRWCVEAVKEGLGPAFTGTSNVLLAMDNDLEAIGTNAHELPMVAAALANNDQELQRAPYLILDQWRHTYDGNLLIALPDAFGTKAFLRDAPEWVADWTGFRPDSAPPIAAGEEIIQWWKDKGRNPKEKLLIFSDGMDVGSIEETHRHFAGRVRTSFGWGTNLTNDFVGCAPDGTADLDPISLVCKVTAVNGRPAVKLSDNPEKATGNPAEIARYLRVFGNAGRVRSAVHV; translated from the coding sequence ATGGCCATAACAGACATTGCTTCCCGAACCTACAACCACGGCTGGCGGCTCGATCCGATCGTGCGCAGCCTGCTGGACACCGACTTCTACAAGCTCCTGATGCTTCAGATGATCCGGGAGTTTTACCCGAACGAGCATGTGACCTTCTCGGTCATCAACCGCACCCATCATGTCCGCCTCGGCGAGGTCATCGACGAGGGTGAACTCCGCGCCCAGCTCGACCATGCCCGTACAGTGCGGTTCGCCAAAAAGGAACTGATCTGGCTCGCGGGTAACACGTTCTACGGCAAGACCCAGATGTTCTCGCCGGATTTCATCAGCTGGCTCGCGACATTCCAGCTTCCGGAATACGAATTGCGCACAGTCGATGGACAGTACGAACTGCATTTCCACGGGCCTTGGACCCACACCACGATGTGGGAGATTCCGGCGCTCGCCATCATCAACGAATTGCGCTCGCGGCAGGCTATGAAGGGACAGGGACGGTTCGTCCTCGACGTTCTCTACGCGCGCGCGAAGGCTAAATTGTGGGCAAAGGTTGAGCGGCTGCGCAAACTCGAAGGACTGCGGCTGTCGGATTTCGGAACACGGCGCCGGCATGGCTTTCTCTGGCAACGCTGGTGCGTCGAAGCCGTCAAGGAAGGCCTCGGTCCGGCATTCACGGGCACGTCCAACGTGCTGCTGGCGATGGACAACGACCTGGAAGCCATCGGTACCAACGCCCACGAACTGCCGATGGTGGCTGCCGCCCTGGCGAACAACGATCAGGAATTGCAGCGCGCGCCCTATCTCATCCTCGACCAATGGCGTCACACCTATGATGGAAATCTTCTGATCGCCCTGCCCGATGCATTCGGCACCAAGGCGTTTCTGCGTGATGCACCCGAATGGGTGGCGGACTGGACCGGCTTTCGTCCGGACAGCGCGCCGCCTATCGCCGCAGGCGAAGAGATTATCCAGTGGTGGAAAGATAAGGGCCGCAATCCGAAGGAAAAGCTTTTGATCTTCTCTGACGGCATGGATGTGGGATCGATCGAGGAAACCCATCGCCACTTTGCCGGACGCGTCAGGACAAGCTTCGGCTGGGGCACCAATCTCACTAACGACTTCGTAGGATGCGCACCGGATGGCACCGCCGATCTCGATCCGATCTCGTTGGTCTGCAAGGTCACGGCGGTCAACGGACGGCCGGCTGTGAAACTCTCGGACAACCCCGAAAAGGCGACAGGCAATCCGGCCGAGATCGCGCGCTATCTGCGCGTGTTTGGAAATGCGGGCCGCGTCCGCAGCGCTGTTCACGTCTAG
- a CDS encoding DUF4089 domain-containing protein, producing MPTEPLDDYIDTVANVLALPIDAAWKPAVRANLNVTLKMAQLVQEFPLPDEIEPASMYEA from the coding sequence ATGCCGACCGAACCGTTGGACGACTATATTGATACCGTAGCCAATGTTCTTGCGCTGCCGATCGATGCGGCCTGGAAGCCTGCCGTTCGTGCAAACCTCAATGTCACGCTGAAGATGGCGCAGTTGGTGCAGGAGTTCCCGCTGCCCGACGAGATCGAGCCGGCCAGTATGTATGAGGCCTGA
- a CDS encoding ABC transporter permease, whose product MSTVAPVAEAPSPPQASGFAATLQHARYILGENLVTAFAFGLLILIVFLAIFGPWIVPYDPLASNTAQALKPPSAAHWFGTDQLGRDILSRVVVATRLDFFIAAASVVLVFLMGGIAGIAAGYFGGWTDRIVGRISDTIMAFPLFVLAMGIVAALGNTVQNIIIATAIVNFPLYVRVARAEANVRRDAGFVQAARLSGNGEYRILLGHILPNIMPIMIVQMSLTMGYAILNAAGLSFIGLGVRPPTAEWGIMVAEGATFMVSGEWWIAFFPGLALMIAVFCFNLLGDGLRDIVDPQRRT is encoded by the coding sequence ATGAGTACCGTCGCCCCTGTCGCCGAAGCTCCGTCGCCGCCCCAAGCCTCAGGCTTTGCCGCAACGCTCCAACATGCGCGCTACATTCTTGGCGAAAACCTCGTTACGGCGTTCGCATTCGGGCTTCTTATCCTTATTGTGTTCTTGGCGATCTTCGGTCCCTGGATCGTGCCTTACGACCCCCTCGCCAGCAACACGGCACAGGCGCTGAAGCCGCCATCGGCCGCGCACTGGTTCGGAACGGACCAGTTGGGCCGCGATATTCTCAGCCGTGTCGTCGTCGCAACCCGGCTGGACTTCTTTATCGCGGCAGCCTCGGTTGTGCTGGTGTTTCTCATGGGCGGTATCGCCGGCATCGCCGCTGGTTACTTCGGCGGCTGGACGGACCGCATTGTCGGGCGAATCTCCGACACCATTATGGCGTTTCCATTATTCGTGCTGGCGATGGGTATCGTCGCCGCGCTCGGCAACACCGTACAGAACATCATCATCGCCACCGCAATCGTGAACTTCCCGCTGTATGTCCGGGTTGCGCGCGCGGAGGCCAATGTCCGCCGTGATGCGGGCTTTGTGCAGGCGGCGCGGCTGTCCGGCAACGGCGAGTATCGCATCCTGCTCGGGCATATTCTGCCGAACATCATGCCGATTATGATCGTACAGATGTCGCTGACTATGGGCTACGCCATTCTCAACGCCGCCGGACTGTCGTTCATCGGCCTCGGCGTGCGCCCGCCGACAGCGGAGTGGGGCATCATGGTCGCGGAAGGCGCGACCTTCATGGTGTCTGGCGAGTGGTGGATTGCATTCTTTCCCGGCCTTGCGTTGATGATCGCCGTGTTCTGCTTCAACCTGCTCGGTGATGGCCTGCGCGATATTGTCGACCCGCAGCGGAGGACATGA
- a CDS encoding GntR family transcriptional regulator: protein MSQGLTAEAPNANEQGTVFVRAGVAPGKRTLAEELRLQLADDIVRGALEPGSSLDESDIARRFNVSRTPVREALRQLAASGLVDSRPHRGAVVARPTIEQLNAMFEAMAELEALCAGLAAERMPVIQRRELEGLHERLRLLSYEGNPQLFHEANEAFHNAIYAGSQNGYVADMTLATRVRVQPFRRAQFRNLGRLAKSYVEHDRVVIAIMRGDKVGAANAMRDHIETVREEYEVYAVSL from the coding sequence ATGTCACAAGGATTGACTGCTGAGGCGCCCAACGCCAACGAGCAGGGGACAGTTTTCGTGCGCGCAGGCGTCGCGCCGGGAAAGCGTACGCTCGCGGAAGAACTGCGGTTACAGCTTGCCGACGACATCGTGCGCGGGGCGCTTGAGCCGGGCTCATCGCTCGATGAATCGGACATTGCGCGGCGCTTCAATGTATCGCGCACGCCGGTGCGTGAGGCGCTGCGGCAGCTCGCCGCGAGCGGTCTTGTGGATTCACGTCCGCATCGGGGTGCGGTGGTGGCGAGGCCGACCATCGAGCAACTCAATGCCATGTTCGAAGCAATGGCCGAACTTGAGGCGTTGTGCGCCGGGCTAGCCGCCGAGCGTATGCCGGTGATTCAGCGCCGCGAGCTGGAGGGCCTGCATGAACGATTGCGGCTGCTGAGTTATGAAGGCAATCCGCAACTCTTCCATGAGGCGAATGAAGCCTTCCACAACGCCATCTATGCCGGATCGCAAAACGGTTATGTCGCCGATATGACGCTCGCGACGCGGGTCCGGGTTCAGCCGTTTCGTCGTGCGCAATTCAGGAATCTCGGACGTCTCGCCAAATCCTATGTCGAGCACGACAGGGTCGTTATCGCCATCATGCGTGGCGACAAGGTCGGGGCAGCCAATGCGATGCGCGATCATATCGAGACGGTTCGGGAGGAGTACGAAGTCTACGCGGTATCGCTGTAG
- a CDS encoding ABC transporter permease, which translates to MLGMIGKRLAFAIPSLIGVVIVTFLLTRALPGDPAAYFAGPAATKEAIEQIRKQLGLDKPLIEQFVRYTVDLSKGDLGNSLTTGQPVATEIRNRLPASAELTLIGLLIAISIAIPLGILAATRPGSWIDHLCRVLTTAGVSLPVFFTGLVLVYIFYFKLGWSPAPLGRLDVFASTPPRITGFYLIDSLLSGKFETFRSALSQLILPAATLAIFSLAPIARMTRASMLAVLASDFVRTARASGLSPSKVIVTYAFRNAMLPVITTLSMVFSFLLGANVLVEKVFAWPGIGSYAVEALISSDFAPVQGFVLTMAVMYVLLNLVIDILYGVIDPRVRLEG; encoded by the coding sequence ATGCTCGGGATGATCGGAAAACGGCTGGCGTTCGCGATCCCGAGCCTGATCGGGGTCGTGATCGTCACGTTCCTTCTGACTCGGGCGCTACCAGGCGATCCGGCGGCGTATTTTGCCGGTCCCGCGGCGACCAAGGAAGCGATCGAGCAGATCCGCAAGCAGCTCGGACTCGACAAACCCCTGATCGAGCAGTTCGTGCGTTACACGGTGGATCTTTCGAAAGGCGATCTGGGGAATTCGTTGACCACCGGCCAGCCGGTGGCGACCGAAATCCGCAATCGTTTGCCGGCCTCTGCCGAACTGACGTTGATCGGACTGCTGATCGCAATTTCCATTGCGATTCCTCTTGGCATCCTCGCCGCAACCAGACCCGGGTCGTGGATCGATCATCTCTGCCGCGTGCTGACGACCGCTGGCGTGTCGCTGCCGGTTTTTTTTACCGGACTGGTGCTAGTCTATATTTTCTATTTCAAGCTCGGCTGGTCGCCCGCGCCGCTCGGACGGCTTGATGTTTTTGCTAGCACGCCGCCACGAATCACGGGATTCTATCTGATCGACAGTCTTCTCTCCGGTAAATTCGAGACGTTCCGGTCCGCACTCAGCCAGTTGATCCTTCCTGCTGCAACACTTGCAATTTTCTCATTGGCACCGATCGCGCGCATGACCCGCGCGTCCATGCTCGCGGTGCTGGCGTCGGACTTTGTGCGTACCGCGCGCGCCAGCGGGTTGTCGCCATCGAAGGTCATCGTGACATACGCGTTTCGCAACGCGATGCTGCCGGTGATTACGACCCTCAGCATGGTATTCTCGTTCCTACTGGGCGCTAACGTGCTGGTGGAGAAGGTCTTTGCATGGCCCGGTATCGGTTCTTATGCCGTCGAGGCGCTGATCTCGTCTGACTTCGCCCCGGTGCAGGGCTTCGTGCTGACCATGGCCGTGATGTACGTGCTGCTCAATCTGGTCATCGATATTCTTTACGGCGTCATCGATCCACGCGTGAGGTTGGAAGGATGA